In a single window of the Flavobacteriales bacterium genome:
- the dnaK gene encoding molecular chaperone DnaK: MGKIIGIDLGTTNSCVSVMEGNEPVVIANSEGKRTTPSVVAFVEGGERKVGDPAKRQAITNPTKTIYSIKRFMGSSFDDCKKEVKRMPYEVIKGDNNTPRVKIDDRKYSPQEISAMILQKMKKTAEDYLGQEVSEAVVTVPAYFNDSQRQATKEAGEVAGLSIKRIINEPTAAALAYGLDKKGVDQKIVVFDFGGGTHDVSILELGDGVFEVLSTDGDTHLGGDDVDETIIEWLVQEFKNDEGLDLREDPMALQRLKEAAEKAKIELSSTTSTEINLPYIMPVNGIPKHLVRTLQRSKFEQLISEIVERTIAPCKSALKNAGLSAGDIDEVILVGGSTRIPVIQDAVKNFFGKEPSKGVNPDEVVAIGAAIQGGVLTGEVKDVLLLDVTPLSLGIETMGGVFTKLIDANTTIPAKKSEVFSTAADNQP; this comes from the coding sequence ATGGGAAAAATAATAGGAATTGACTTAGGTACGACGAATTCATGTGTTTCTGTAATGGAAGGTAATGAGCCAGTTGTTATCGCAAACTCAGAGGGAAAAAGAACGACCCCATCTGTTGTGGCTTTTGTTGAAGGAGGCGAACGTAAAGTTGGAGATCCTGCGAAAAGACAAGCCATTACAAACCCTACAAAAACAATATATTCAATTAAGAGATTCATGGGCTCAAGTTTTGACGATTGTAAAAAAGAGGTCAAAAGAATGCCATATGAAGTTATTAAAGGTGATAACAATACGCCGAGAGTAAAAATTGATGACAGAAAATATTCGCCACAAGAAATATCGGCTATGATTCTTCAAAAAATGAAGAAAACAGCTGAGGACTACTTGGGTCAAGAAGTAAGTGAGGCAGTTGTGACTGTGCCAGCATACTTTAACGATTCTCAAAGGCAGGCAACAAAAGAAGCTGGTGAGGTCGCAGGGTTAAGCATTAAAAGAATCATTAACGAGCCGACGGCTGCAGCTTTAGCATACGGTCTTGACAAAAAAGGCGTAGATCAAAAAATAGTCGTATTTGACTTTGGTGGAGGAACACATGATGTATCTATACTTGAGCTAGGTGATGGTGTATTTGAGGTATTGTCTACCGACGGAGATACACATCTTGGTGGAGATGATGTAGATGAAACGATCATCGAATGGTTGGTACAAGAGTTCAAAAATGATGAAGGTTTAGATTTGCGCGAAGACCCTATGGCCTTACAAAGACTAAAGGAAGCTGCGGAAAAGGCAAAAATTGAGTTATCATCTACAACTTCAACAGAAATCAACTTACCTTACATTATGCCGGTAAATGGTATTCCAAAGCACTTGGTAAGAACTTTACAACGTTCAAAATTTGAGCAGTTGATTTCAGAAATAGTTGAAAGAACGATTGCACCGTGTAAATCTGCTCTTAAAAATGCCGGTCTTTCGGCAGGAGATATTGATGAAGTTATCTTGGTCGGAGGATCAACAAGAATTCCTGTTATTCAGGATGCCGTTAAGAACTTTTTTGGAAAGGAGCCTTCTAAAGGTGTAAACCCTGATGAGGTAGTGGCAATTGGTGCGGCGATTCAAGGAGGAGTTCTTACAGGTGAGGTAAAAGATGTTCTTCTTTTAGATGTAACACCACTTTCTCTAGGAATTGAAACTATGGGAGGCGTATTCACGAAATTAATTGATGCGAATACCACGATTCCAGCTAAAAAATCTGAGGTTTTCTCTACGGCTGCTGATAATCAACCT